One window from the genome of Rufibacter tibetensis encodes:
- a CDS encoding glycosyltransferase family 4 protein codes for MKIVHCFYTFEMGGAQVLAVDLINGMCGAHEMHLVVVNNIHSSALLRKLNKRVVVHLINRKEGSRNPWPLVKFNLLLRQISPDVIHLHEPNIGKIIKAGVGKKIYTIHDVGIPTTDYHHYDALVAISDAVHKDVAHRINRPIITVYNGIDASAFRKRSGYKLEGEKIKLVQLSRLMHEKKGQDVLLQALEIIKDQYGFSNFTLDLVGIGPSLDYLEELTSKLGLTEEVVFSGERDRDWLYLHLANYHLLVQPSRYEGFGLTILEGFAAGLPVLASDIEGPAEIISRTSRGFLFRNGDIQDCAKKLIQLLSDYETGKIEQLMNATVPVTEQEYSVAHCIEGYLNLYKNLISNKIT; via the coding sequence ATGAAGATTGTACATTGCTTTTATACTTTTGAAATGGGAGGTGCCCAGGTGCTGGCCGTTGATCTAATCAATGGGATGTGCGGGGCGCATGAAATGCATTTGGTGGTGGTGAACAACATTCACAGCAGCGCCCTGCTACGAAAGTTAAATAAAAGGGTAGTAGTACATCTAATAAACAGAAAGGAAGGTAGCCGGAATCCCTGGCCATTGGTGAAGTTCAACCTATTGCTTAGGCAAATAAGCCCCGATGTCATTCATCTTCATGAACCTAACATTGGAAAGATCATCAAAGCAGGAGTGGGTAAAAAGATCTATACCATTCATGATGTAGGCATCCCCACGACAGATTACCACCATTATGATGCTTTGGTGGCCATTTCAGACGCGGTGCACAAAGATGTGGCTCACCGTATAAACAGGCCCATCATAACCGTGTACAACGGCATTGATGCCTCTGCTTTCAGAAAAAGGTCTGGGTACAAACTTGAGGGTGAGAAAATAAAGTTGGTGCAGCTCAGCAGGTTGATGCACGAAAAGAAAGGGCAGGATGTGCTGCTGCAGGCCTTAGAAATTATCAAAGACCAGTACGGCTTTTCTAATTTTACTCTAGATCTGGTGGGAATAGGACCTTCTTTGGACTACCTTGAGGAACTAACCTCCAAGTTAGGCTTAACGGAAGAGGTGGTCTTTTCCGGCGAACGAGACAGGGATTGGCTTTACCTCCATTTAGCCAATTACCATCTATTAGTACAGCCTTCTCGGTACGAGGGATTCGGGTTAACTATTCTGGAAGGCTTTGCCGCCGGGTTGCCGGTGCTGGCCTCAGACATTGAAGGTCCCGCAGAAATCATATCACGTACCTCAAGGGGTTTCTTATTTAGAAACGGAGACATTCAGGATTGCGCCAAAAAGCTAATTCAGTTGTTATCAGACTACGAAACAGGCAAAATAGAGCAGTTGATGAACGCCACCGTACCCGTGACCGAGCAGGAATACTCTGTTGCGCATTGCATAGAAGGATATTTGAATCTATACAAAAATTTAATATCAAATAAGATTACTTAA
- a CDS encoding serine acetyltransferase codes for MSFRQYITQDFTANKDNTKGKVLTLLFRVAGYVSQRKKTKLLFFPYLILYRVFVEWMMGFELPWTTRVGPGLRVYHGQSTVINKATVIGRNCTIRHSTTIGNSKAEGASPVIGNNVEIGSNVCIIGNINIGDNVVIGAGSIVVKSLPSNSVVVGNPAKVLRIVEALIEEEVFS; via the coding sequence ATGAGCTTTAGACAGTACATAACCCAGGATTTTACAGCTAATAAAGACAACACCAAAGGCAAAGTTCTTACACTTCTTTTCAGAGTAGCAGGGTACGTTTCACAAAGGAAAAAAACAAAACTCCTGTTTTTCCCTTACCTGATCTTATACCGCGTTTTTGTGGAATGGATGATGGGATTTGAGCTACCCTGGACCACAAGAGTAGGGCCAGGGTTAAGAGTTTACCATGGTCAGTCAACAGTTATAAATAAAGCAACTGTCATAGGAAGAAACTGCACTATACGGCATTCAACCACTATTGGCAACAGCAAAGCCGAAGGTGCATCGCCGGTCATTGGAAATAATGTGGAGATTGGTTCTAATGTCTGCATCATTGGAAACATCAACATTGGAGATAATGTGGTGATAGGAGCCGGATCTATCGTAGTAAAATCATTGCCCTCCAACTCAGTAGTGGTGGGTAATCCGGCAAAGGTTTTGAGAATCGTAGAGGCTTTAATAGAGGAAGAAGTTTTTAGCTAG
- a CDS encoding VpsF family polysaccharide biosynthesis protein (VpsF, distantly related to oligosaccharide ligases, is encoded next to the probable flippase VpsE.), translated as MERSNTIALLPFLLVLFLFLGQNVLDVLHYPQSDPTSGPIFRLHPATYLLFGLWGVEFIKKNSIYNIDSFTERAFGIVVLLVFIYSITLGKSKANFFILDTLFAPVLLIHYLQDKPDEFKEKLLYWLKVFFIINCSLAIVERGLSTIILRPSVEAVFESFRSYALLGHPLNNSLVVGFLTLFFVIISETTLKKFFFLGLGIMAIFAFGGRTALAGVLMAFPFLLYFDLKNYGSEEAAGKFFNYLVLFLVMIALCVFVLVSTPFGERIFASSKFDDDSADVRTRVFDMFRHFTPSDLMWGIGEDKILAAMYLEKVDIIENFWIIWVFKYGYVLTGCLGVALFFFLLSLFHHLDTPVKLILLFVIFLIASGNNSMATNTTAISIITLASIVGFHAYSYQTEEEPLYEEDIHRYSGV; from the coding sequence TTGGAAAGATCAAACACCATAGCGCTACTGCCATTCCTGCTGGTTCTGTTCCTGTTTTTGGGCCAGAATGTGCTGGATGTTTTGCACTACCCGCAGTCTGATCCTACCAGTGGTCCTATCTTCCGGTTGCACCCTGCTACGTATTTACTTTTTGGGCTTTGGGGAGTGGAATTCATCAAGAAGAACTCCATCTATAACATTGACAGCTTCACTGAGCGTGCCTTCGGAATTGTGGTGTTGTTGGTATTTATTTACTCCATCACTTTAGGCAAATCAAAAGCCAACTTCTTTATTCTGGATACGCTTTTCGCTCCGGTTCTCTTGATCCATTACCTACAGGATAAGCCTGATGAGTTCAAGGAGAAGTTACTTTACTGGCTGAAAGTATTCTTTATCATAAACTGCTCGCTGGCCATTGTGGAAAGGGGCTTAAGTACCATTATTTTAAGACCCTCCGTAGAAGCGGTTTTTGAATCATTCCGGTCGTACGCACTCCTGGGGCACCCGCTCAACAATTCACTGGTAGTGGGTTTCCTGACGCTGTTTTTCGTCATTATTTCAGAAACTACCCTTAAAAAGTTCTTCTTCCTGGGGCTGGGGATCATGGCCATTTTTGCGTTTGGGGGACGAACCGCCCTGGCCGGGGTGCTGATGGCTTTTCCGTTCCTGCTGTATTTTGATTTGAAAAACTACGGCAGTGAAGAAGCAGCTGGTAAGTTCTTCAACTACCTGGTGCTCTTTCTTGTGATGATTGCCCTTTGTGTGTTCGTATTGGTGAGCACTCCTTTTGGCGAGCGTATTTTCGCCAGTTCAAAGTTTGATGATGACAGTGCCGATGTACGAACCCGCGTATTTGACATGTTCCGGCATTTCACACCCAGTGACCTCATGTGGGGCATTGGGGAAGATAAGATTCTAGCCGCCATGTACCTGGAGAAGGTAGATATCATTGAGAACTTCTGGATTATCTGGGTTTTCAAATATGGCTATGTTCTCACCGGTTGCTTAGGGGTAGCCTTGTTCTTTTTCCTCTTAAGCCTGTTCCACCACCTGGATACTCCGGTTAAGCTCATACTCCTGTTTGTGATCTTCTTGATTGCTTCCGGGAACAACTCTATGGCCACTAATACCACGGCCATTTCTATCATCACACTAGCCTCTATAGTAGGCTTTCACGCGTATTCATATCAGACTGAAGAAGAGCCGCTCTATGAAGAAGATATCCATCGTTATTCCGGTGTATAA
- a CDS encoding glycosyltransferase family 2 protein yields the protein MKKISIVIPVYNRKADLPRCLESIDTAYENYEVIAVDDGSTDGSYELLQTMQIKNLQVLKNPGNRGVNYTRNRGIERATGDYILFLDSDDKLFPQGFDKVVTYVNENPHIQHFLFYVSSNQTKVASAPYTTSYKEWLTEHVYGDFTHVIKREVLLQFPFFEQFRAYENLNWLRIIKHTEPQMVVPETITWIDLERTDNLTKTLRLKSTEAIAGKFTYLSFYFNLYGKDLYQFDPEGYMKKFQHAVLLGIAAYKKKETQAMIDASPVPNKGLYKTFVSVTPSVILNKAITSKK from the coding sequence ATGAAGAAGATATCCATCGTTATTCCGGTGTATAACCGCAAAGCTGATTTGCCTCGCTGCCTAGAAAGCATTGATACGGCATATGAAAACTATGAGGTAATTGCCGTAGACGATGGCTCTACTGATGGGTCTTATGAGTTGCTGCAAACCATGCAGATCAAGAACCTGCAGGTGTTGAAGAACCCGGGGAACAGAGGCGTGAATTATACCCGTAACCGCGGCATAGAAAGAGCAACCGGTGACTACATTCTGTTTCTGGATAGTGATGATAAACTCTTTCCGCAGGGGTTTGACAAGGTGGTGACTTACGTTAATGAAAATCCGCATATTCAACACTTCCTGTTTTACGTCTCTTCTAACCAAACCAAGGTAGCTTCTGCGCCTTATACTACCAGTTACAAAGAGTGGCTTACGGAGCATGTATATGGTGATTTTACGCACGTTATCAAGCGGGAAGTGTTATTGCAGTTTCCTTTTTTTGAGCAGTTCAGGGCCTATGAGAACCTGAATTGGCTGAGGATCATCAAACATACAGAACCGCAGATGGTAGTGCCCGAAACTATTACCTGGATAGACCTTGAAAGAACGGATAACCTCACCAAAACTCTTCGGTTAAAATCAACAGAGGCTATTGCCGGCAAGTTTACGTACCTCAGTTTCTACTTTAACCTGTACGGAAAAGACTTGTACCAATTTGATCCAGAAGGGTATATGAAAAAGTTTCAGCACGCGGTGCTGTTGGGTATTGCCGCCTACAAGAAAAAGGAAACGCAGGCTATGATAGATGCCTCGCCGGTACCAAACAAAGGGCTTTACAAAACCTTTGTTTCTGTAACCCCTTCTGTGATCCTGAACAAAGCAATCACATCCAAGAAATAA
- a CDS encoding flippase: MDAVKNQSKLFKNFFSLSLLQVANNVLPIISIPIIVRIIGPDKFGVINFASVVVSYFVLLTNYGFDLTATRAVALDKDNLEARSVIFNNVLFAKILLFLVSTALFWALLSFMPQLASEKKVAIYSFIIVFSFVLTPNWLYQGMQELHNIAIFNFVTKLLFTILVLFVVREREDYVWQPFFIGVAHILVGIGAFWWAVKRYKIKLYAVPLKKVLRHLWNEKVIFFSFVSINVYTYASTLVLGLVQSSEAVAFFSASWRLVIIMHTIVTIPLGMSLFPYIGESFGISREKGIERIKMTAPFIVYLTALMGAGVWLLAPYIVTIFYGEEFRPSITVLRILCFIPMVMGLSNLMGVQAMVNLKMDKPYTLIIAAGGVIGLGLNFWLAQSYSYIGAAWAWLLTETSIALLMWVYLYRSKTQVLGIRYFYFSSVYGYVQPLILNFKEKRSKK, translated from the coding sequence ATGGACGCAGTTAAAAACCAAAGTAAATTATTTAAGAACTTCTTTTCTTTGAGCTTGCTGCAGGTAGCCAACAACGTGTTGCCTATTATTTCCATTCCTATCATTGTGCGCATCATTGGTCCAGACAAGTTTGGGGTTATCAATTTTGCCTCGGTTGTAGTTTCTTATTTTGTGCTGCTGACCAACTACGGGTTTGATTTAACGGCTACCAGAGCAGTAGCCCTGGACAAGGACAACCTGGAAGCCCGAAGCGTGATTTTCAATAATGTTCTGTTTGCTAAAATCCTGTTGTTCCTCGTTTCTACCGCTTTATTTTGGGCGCTGCTCAGTTTTATGCCTCAGCTAGCCAGTGAGAAGAAGGTAGCCATTTACTCATTCATCATAGTTTTTTCCTTTGTGCTCACGCCCAACTGGCTGTACCAGGGCATGCAGGAACTGCACAACATTGCTATCTTCAACTTTGTCACCAAGCTGCTATTTACCATTCTGGTGCTCTTTGTGGTGCGCGAAAGGGAAGACTATGTTTGGCAACCTTTCTTCATTGGAGTAGCGCATATTTTAGTAGGCATAGGGGCTTTTTGGTGGGCGGTAAAGCGGTATAAAATCAAGTTGTATGCCGTGCCCCTTAAGAAAGTGCTGCGCCATTTATGGAACGAAAAGGTCATCTTCTTCTCCTTTGTTTCCATCAATGTGTACACCTACGCCAGCACCCTGGTCTTGGGGTTAGTACAAAGCAGTGAGGCTGTAGCCTTCTTTTCGGCCAGTTGGCGGCTGGTGATCATTATGCACACCATTGTGACCATTCCATTGGGCATGTCCCTCTTCCCCTATATTGGAGAAAGCTTTGGCATTAGCCGAGAGAAAGGCATCGAGCGCATTAAAATGACGGCTCCTTTTATTGTGTACCTCACGGCGTTGATGGGAGCAGGCGTATGGCTTCTGGCCCCTTATATTGTGACCATTTTCTATGGAGAGGAATTTAGGCCATCTATTACCGTGCTGCGGATTCTGTGCTTTATACCAATGGTGATGGGGCTTAGTAACTTGATGGGTGTGCAGGCCATGGTGAACCTCAAAATGGACAAACCCTACACCCTCATCATAGCGGCGGGTGGGGTAATTGGGTTAGGGTTAAACTTTTGGCTGGCCCAAAGCTACAGCTACATAGGAGCGGCCTGGGCTTGGTTGCTGACTGAAACCTCCATTGCTTTGCTAATGTGGGTGTACCTGTACCGAAGCAAAACCCAGGTGTTAGGGATACGGTATTTTTACTTTTCATCGGTGTACGGGTATGTACAGCCCTTAATTCTGAACTTTAAGGAAAAGCGATCAAAGAAATAA
- a CDS encoding polysaccharide biosynthesis/export family protein: MPFLFSCVNSRKATYFNDLGDNASFATIEIPEPIIQQNDLLSITVSSLNPEASRIFNLPNQSEVRSSTPTGDVMEPAGYLVDKDGMIRFLMLGAVKAEGLTKSQLQNNLRNALLSRKLLVDPVVEVRFLNFRVTVLGEVTRPTVITVPGEKISLLEALGLAGDVTIYGKRDNVLVIREEAGKRITTRVNLNSNEIFTSPYYYLRSNDIVYIEPNKARVAGATRLNQLLPALISALSVVVIVVDRLAQ; encoded by the coding sequence TTGCCCTTTCTTTTTTCTTGTGTCAATTCCCGAAAGGCTACGTACTTCAATGATTTAGGAGATAACGCTAGCTTTGCAACCATTGAAATTCCTGAGCCCATCATTCAACAAAATGATCTTTTGAGCATTACGGTAAGTAGCCTGAACCCTGAGGCTTCCAGAATTTTCAATCTGCCAAACCAATCTGAAGTTCGTAGTTCAACCCCCACTGGTGATGTCATGGAACCTGCGGGGTATTTGGTAGACAAAGACGGGATGATCAGGTTTTTGATGCTAGGTGCTGTGAAAGCAGAAGGGTTAACCAAAAGCCAACTGCAGAATAACCTTAGAAATGCTTTGCTTTCCCGTAAACTTTTAGTTGACCCTGTAGTTGAAGTCAGATTCCTGAACTTCAGGGTGACTGTTCTGGGAGAAGTAACCCGGCCCACGGTTATTACCGTACCGGGAGAAAAAATAAGTTTACTGGAAGCGCTTGGTTTGGCTGGTGATGTAACTATTTATGGAAAACGCGATAATGTACTGGTGATACGCGAGGAAGCCGGCAAAAGAATCACCACCCGGGTGAACCTGAACTCAAATGAAATCTTCACATCACCTTATTACTATTTAAGGTCGAATGACATAGTTTACATTGAGCCAAACAAAGCAAGAGTGGCTGGGGCTACCCGTTTAAATCAATTATTACCGGCCTTGATAAGCGCACTCTCAGTGGTGGTAATTGTGGTAGATAGACTTGCGCAGTAG
- a CDS encoding GH32 C-terminal domain-containing protein encodes MTVPRELKLQQTREGVRMTNVPVKELQKLRTSSTSIKGQEVTSLLDLSSRYKLTSPLQELDLNLDVSQAQEVILRFSNTKGEHVDVGYSVAGEVLYIDRTKSGKMDFKETFSGKHTSPLSLENGKLRLHLLLDVASVEVFANDGRTVMTDIFFPTEEFTKVELVSTGTTKLQDSKAYTLKSIWDNPT; translated from the coding sequence ATGACCGTTCCCCGCGAACTCAAGCTGCAACAAACCAGGGAGGGAGTAAGAATGACGAATGTTCCGGTCAAAGAGCTGCAGAAGCTTCGGACTAGCTCAACTTCCATCAAAGGCCAGGAAGTGACCAGTTTACTTGATCTGAGCAGCCGCTACAAACTTACCTCCCCACTCCAGGAACTGGACCTGAACCTGGATGTCTCCCAAGCGCAGGAGGTGATCCTTAGATTTTCCAACACCAAGGGAGAGCATGTGGATGTTGGCTACTCCGTGGCTGGTGAAGTGCTTTACATTGACCGCACCAAGTCCGGGAAAATGGACTTCAAGGAAACTTTCTCTGGCAAACATACATCACCCCTATCCTTAGAGAACGGTAAACTGAGGCTGCATCTCCTGTTAGACGTAGCGTCCGTTGAAGTTTTCGCCAATGACGGAAGAACCGTTATGACGGATATCTTCTTCCCAACAGAAGAATTTACGAAAGTAGAGTTGGTGTCAACGGGTACTACAAAATTACAGGACAGTAAGGCGTATACTTTAAAGTCTATCTGGGATAATCCCACCTAG
- a CDS encoding phosphatase PAP2 family protein, producing the protein MKKMLLLPFLLLSFFSFAQHLQESVSGHYKALQQVNAAPNPERALLDTVQYPAAEYGSSVTYLLVPPHYLTRVQLHKISHSVKAPANSSDQTRQELDYLLQLQKKRTPEQEQRVTFLGNIGYWPQMNFFPGLPSYQENLRHLFFEGTEVLGPWATAENLPQIARLLQGVMLDMRVMEFTVKYQQLRPRPYHLEPALKPMARMSSPAFASGHTLWAFLQAYTWSEIIPEKREAFLALAEEIRKSREIMGIHYPSDNEAARLLAHQMLTAYFQNEAFKADL; encoded by the coding sequence ATGAAAAAGATGCTACTGCTTCCGTTTCTGCTTCTATCCTTTTTTTCCTTTGCTCAACATCTTCAGGAATCTGTATCGGGTCACTACAAAGCCCTGCAACAAGTAAACGCCGCTCCTAACCCGGAAAGAGCCTTACTGGATACGGTGCAGTATCCGGCCGCCGAGTATGGTAGTTCCGTTACGTATCTTCTGGTGCCACCCCATTATCTTACCCGTGTGCAGTTGCACAAAATAAGTCATAGCGTAAAGGCACCGGCCAATAGTTCTGACCAGACACGCCAGGAACTAGACTACCTTCTTCAATTACAAAAAAAGCGCACCCCTGAACAAGAGCAGCGGGTAACATTTCTGGGGAACATAGGTTATTGGCCCCAAATGAACTTCTTTCCAGGTCTTCCCAGCTATCAGGAGAACCTACGTCATCTATTCTTTGAAGGAACAGAAGTGCTGGGGCCTTGGGCAACTGCCGAAAACCTTCCGCAAATAGCCCGACTGCTGCAAGGGGTGATGCTAGACATGCGCGTTATGGAATTCACTGTGAAATACCAGCAGTTGCGGCCTCGCCCGTACCACTTAGAGCCTGCGTTGAAACCCATGGCCAGAATGTCTTCCCCAGCTTTTGCCAGTGGCCATACCCTGTGGGCGTTTCTCCAAGCCTACACCTGGAGCGAGATCATTCCGGAGAAAAGAGAAGCTTTTCTGGCTTTGGCCGAAGAGATCAGAAAATCTCGCGAAATCATGGGCATCCACTATCCCAGCGACAATGAGGCTGCCCGCCTTCTTGCCCACCAGATGCTTACCGCTTATTTCCAGAATGAGGCCTTCAAAGCAGACCTATGA
- a CDS encoding GumC family protein, with translation MKPRRKVADNSGDSILSILSFRYLPYWPLFVLLGLTFLSLAVVFTKYITPTYVISATLVLKDKVRGVEESETLQSLNLYAGGKIVENEVLVLQSRTLMRDVVTNLHLYAPVFEKGRIKPASAYLTSPVRVEVQNLNKVKEQPEISFEYNEASNTVHVEGRRHPLGQWITFPYGTLRFVKNPEQKRSTDRSLYFSLVDPRKTTVGLLNNLEVGATSKLSSVVNIKYTDEVPERGEDIVNALIDAYTRASIQNNNQLATNTLSFVTERVNLLEQELDSINRRIQNFRSAEGVVDLSEQGRLYLQNVSENDRKASDLDMQLAALSQVEQHVRSGENRTGIIPTTLGINDPVLTDLLQTLNELELQYANLRRTTGENNPIAQAIQGEIQKIRPNVLSIVRNQRQRLQASRNNLNATSGKFNSLIRNIPRKERELLEISRQQAIKNDVYAFLLQRKEEAELSSASTIADSRVVDRAEASVTPVASKRLFILIGALIASLALGILYILIKEGLTSKILFRSALERGTSIPVVAEIVHVKGRKIPNLPLVPMPVFTAQFKQMQAAMGLFSTGEIKQKILVTSSIEKEGKTFVANQLAMSLASAGQTVLVIDFDLLTPDTSALHDLLDQQGFTDYIKGTATLEQVIYRTGYPNLSVLPTGSMPEDSAEFLLHPDVQDLFASLEPRYDFIILDTSPTEQTTDAYLISKYCDISLLVIRQGKTPETQLQKLERDPALEALPNLSIVFNDVKPRGFLSRYYGYGYGYGYENIPAKKKAFVRS, from the coding sequence ATGAAACCAAGAAGAAAGGTAGCAGATAACTCCGGAGATAGTATTTTAAGTATCCTGTCGTTCCGGTATTTGCCTTACTGGCCCTTGTTTGTGTTACTGGGGCTTACATTTCTGTCCCTTGCAGTTGTCTTCACCAAATACATCACGCCCACTTATGTAATTTCCGCTACTCTTGTATTAAAAGATAAAGTAAGAGGGGTAGAAGAGTCAGAAACCCTGCAGTCACTTAATCTTTATGCCGGGGGAAAGATTGTAGAAAACGAAGTTCTTGTATTGCAGTCCCGAACGCTTATGCGGGATGTAGTGACCAACCTACACCTGTATGCGCCTGTTTTTGAAAAAGGACGCATTAAACCGGCTTCCGCTTACCTAACCTCTCCGGTAAGGGTAGAAGTACAGAATCTAAATAAGGTAAAAGAACAGCCTGAAATTAGTTTTGAGTATAACGAAGCCTCCAATACAGTTCATGTGGAGGGGAGAAGGCACCCACTAGGTCAATGGATTACGTTCCCATACGGTACCCTCAGGTTTGTGAAAAACCCCGAACAAAAAAGGTCTACTGACCGCAGTTTGTATTTTTCTTTGGTTGATCCCCGCAAAACAACGGTGGGGTTGCTAAACAACCTGGAGGTGGGCGCTACTAGCAAGTTATCTTCGGTGGTAAACATCAAGTACACAGATGAGGTACCTGAAAGGGGCGAGGACATTGTAAATGCATTGATAGATGCCTATACCCGCGCTTCCATTCAGAATAATAACCAGTTGGCTACCAATACCCTATCCTTTGTCACCGAAAGAGTGAACCTGCTGGAACAGGAATTGGACTCCATTAACCGCAGGATACAGAACTTCAGGTCGGCAGAAGGAGTGGTAGACTTAAGTGAGCAGGGGCGTTTGTATTTGCAGAATGTTTCAGAAAACGACCGTAAAGCGTCTGACCTGGACATGCAGTTGGCGGCTTTAAGCCAGGTGGAACAACATGTTCGCTCAGGTGAAAACCGGACGGGCATTATTCCTACCACCTTGGGGATCAATGACCCGGTGTTAACCGATTTACTGCAGACTCTGAATGAACTTGAACTGCAATACGCCAATCTGCGCAGGACTACTGGGGAAAATAACCCCATTGCCCAGGCGATCCAGGGCGAAATTCAGAAAATAAGGCCTAATGTCTTAAGCATTGTGCGTAACCAACGTCAGCGCTTGCAGGCCAGCAGAAACAACTTGAACGCAACTAGTGGCAAGTTCAATTCCCTCATCAGAAACATTCCCCGAAAAGAAAGAGAGCTTTTGGAAATAAGCCGCCAGCAGGCCATCAAGAATGATGTATATGCTTTTCTGCTTCAACGGAAAGAGGAGGCCGAACTGAGTTCCGCGTCTACCATTGCAGACAGTAGGGTGGTGGATCGGGCTGAGGCAAGTGTTACTCCGGTGGCTTCAAAAAGGCTGTTTATATTGATTGGGGCCTTAATTGCCTCCCTTGCGCTAGGAATACTCTACATATTGATCAAGGAGGGGCTCACCAGTAAAATCTTGTTCAGGTCTGCTTTAGAACGAGGGACCAGCATACCGGTGGTGGCAGAGATTGTTCATGTGAAAGGAAGAAAAATTCCTAACCTGCCCCTTGTACCTATGCCGGTGTTTACTGCTCAGTTCAAGCAAATGCAGGCAGCAATGGGGTTATTTTCAACCGGTGAGATAAAGCAAAAGATTTTGGTAACCTCCAGCATTGAGAAGGAGGGGAAGACGTTTGTTGCAAACCAACTTGCCATGAGCCTTGCATCGGCTGGGCAGACCGTTTTGGTGATTGATTTTGATCTTTTAACCCCAGATACTTCTGCCTTGCATGACTTGTTAGATCAGCAGGGGTTTACTGATTATATTAAGGGTACTGCCACCTTAGAGCAGGTGATTTACAGAACTGGGTACCCAAATTTGAGTGTGTTGCCAACGGGTAGCATGCCTGAAGACTCCGCTGAGTTTCTGTTACACCCTGATGTGCAGGATCTTTTTGCCTCTTTAGAGCCGCGGTATGATTTTATTATATTAGACACCTCCCCCACAGAGCAAACCACAGATGCTTACCTTATTTCTAAATACTGTGATATCTCCTTATTAGTCATACGGCAAGGAAAAACTCCTGAGACGCAACTGCAAAAACTGGAAAGAGATCCTGCCCTGGAGGCGCTTCCTAATTTATCTATCGTCTTCAATGATGTGAAACCACGTGGATTCCTGAGTAGGTATTATGGATACGGGTATGGGTACGGGTATGAGAATATTCCTGCAAAGAAGAAAGCTTTTGTAAGAAGCTAA
- a CDS encoding glycosyltransferase family 4 protein, whose translation MEVVIVGPSITRTKGGMATVINDMLQNRNPEVRFTHIVSHVEGSASEKISRNLDAILEFLKTSKMDLVHIHVASGASFYRKSLFVLLSKLRGKPVVMHVHGADFDSFYNSSSSIAQWYIRMIFSFCSSILVLSGFWRHFFEKNISNKNVEVLHNGVYTQFFASCYTMPANLSKFLFLGRLGQRKGVYDLLEAADILVNRHHHHDLVFYLAGDGEIEQVHRIVQEKGLQNNVQVLGWIGEKEKMEWLKRADTMILPSYNEGLPMSILEAMAAGKIIISGRVGGIPDLVTEGVNGFLITPGDVESLCQHIAFVKSNPQEMIRMAENNQRKIDAEYNLARLNEQLFSLYRRLVRS comes from the coding sequence ATGGAGGTTGTCATTGTAGGTCCTAGTATCACCCGGACAAAAGGCGGAATGGCTACGGTGATCAACGACATGTTGCAAAACCGAAATCCTGAGGTTCGGTTTACCCATATTGTATCACATGTGGAAGGAAGCGCTTCTGAAAAGATCTCCCGAAATCTTGATGCGATCCTTGAATTTCTGAAAACCAGTAAGATGGATCTGGTGCACATTCACGTGGCATCTGGCGCCAGTTTCTACCGGAAAAGCCTCTTTGTGCTGCTCAGTAAATTACGTGGCAAACCAGTGGTCATGCACGTGCACGGGGCAGATTTTGATTCCTTTTACAACTCCTCTTCGTCTATTGCCCAGTGGTATATCCGGATGATCTTCTCTTTTTGTAGCAGCATTCTGGTGCTGTCTGGGTTTTGGAGGCATTTCTTTGAAAAGAACATCTCAAACAAGAATGTAGAGGTTTTACATAATGGCGTGTATACCCAGTTTTTTGCTTCCTGCTATACCATGCCCGCAAACCTTTCTAAGTTCTTGTTTCTAGGGCGGCTAGGTCAACGAAAAGGTGTTTATGACCTACTGGAAGCAGCAGACATCCTGGTCAACAGGCACCACCACCATGACCTCGTTTTTTACCTTGCCGGTGATGGGGAAATAGAGCAGGTGCACAGAATTGTGCAGGAAAAAGGCTTGCAAAACAATGTACAGGTACTGGGTTGGATAGGGGAGAAAGAAAAAATGGAATGGCTTAAAAGAGCCGATACCATGATCCTTCCCTCATACAACGAAGGGTTGCCTATGTCTATTCTGGAGGCCATGGCTGCTGGTAAGATCATCATCAGCGGACGGGTAGGAGGTATTCCTGATCTGGTTACCGAAGGTGTGAATGGTTTTCTGATAACGCCCGGCGATGTGGAGAGTCTCTGCCAGCACATTGCTTTTGTAAAGTCCAACCCCCAGGAGATGATTAGGATGGCCGAAAATAACCAACGTAAAATTGATGCAGAATACAATCTGGCCAGGTTAAACGAGCAGCTGTTTTCTTTATATCGCAGGCTGGTGCGGTCTTGA